In Saccharomycodes ludwigii strain NBRC 1722 chromosome III, whole genome shotgun sequence, one DNA window encodes the following:
- the SWT21 gene encoding Swt21p (similar to Saccharomyces cerevisiae YNL187W | SWT21 | Synthetic With Tgs1), producing MYASTDSLFYGNSIDKILQKEYYEWYKLTKKYPDYTFPKLSRTTNNAFLINRSCCDTLQSLPVVCTDAQWCFDGTGTVTFHNDYGVRLYLVPEDGGKNKNKNNAKIKAPKILVPFYRWFKPHSIITGVIHPKLSLYVDSENNNTHTNKLVILSHKNLPLQLHKINYCEEERITSLFNYSTENPTNEKYETVYSLSFISDFQFLSGSVKDKIALYDLNYKDPIVTWKPNNHNISKSTIVTCFSDYDDYHIKEQRMNNAVLFGDNKNRIYRIDLRSKQNNNQSTDLVYSDALNHGNGISQILSSANGHYQYILKRKSNKIDVLDLRGGINVNYVINSFQISPNEPCMGKSYKVRGCINNKYGLLIGSNYRKVIYNNWNHDFIEFGGIDRDGNVHSYTEDNLETIINYHENVSEGDVMTNIVKSNPIDPDQLFISYTPRICSNSADDINNVVPCKSGLGYFNI from the coding sequence ATGTATGCTTCGACTGATAGCTTATTTTATGGAAACAGcattgataaaatattacaaaaagaATACTATGAGTGGtataaattaacaaaaaaatatccaGATTATACATTTCCCAAATTATCAAGAACAACTAATAAtgcttttttaattaatagaTCTTGTTGTGATACACTACAATCTTTACCGGTTGTTTGTACAGATGCACAGTGGTGTTTTGATGGAACTGGGACAGTTACCTTCCATAATGATTATGGGGTTAGACTATATTTAGTTCCCGAGGATGGtggaaaaaacaaaaataaaaacaatgcaaaaataaaagcacCAAAAATTTTAGTCCCTTTTTATAGATGGTTTAAGCCGCATTCTATCATTACTGGCGTAATTCATCCCAAACTTTCATTATACGTTGACAgcgaaaataataatacccATACCAACAAATTAGTAATACTATCTCATAAGAATTTACCACTTCAACtacacaaaataaattactGCGAGGAAGAAAGAATAACcagtttatttaattattcgACTGAAAATCcaacaaatgaaaaatatgaaacaGTTTATTCCTTATCATTTATTTCtgatttccaatttttaaGTGGATCCGTTAAAGATAAGATAGCATTATACgatttaaattataaagatCCAATAGTAACGTGGAAACCTAATAATCACAATATATCCAAATCTACCATAGTTACATGTTTTAGTGATTACGATGACTACCATATAAAAGAACAACGTATGAATAACGCGGTACTTTTtggtgataataaaaataggaTTTATAGAATTGACTTGAGAAGTAAGCAGAACAACAATCAAAGCACAGATTTAGTTTATTCAGATGCTTTGAACCATGGGAATGGAATTTCCCAAATTTTAAGTAGTGCAAATGGACATTATCAGTATATattgaaaaggaaaagcaACAAAATAGATGTTTTGGATTTAAGAGGTGGAATTAACGTGAATTATGTTATTAACAGTTTCCAAATTTCGCCTAATGAACCTTGTATGGGCAAAAGTTATAAAGTTAGAGGgtgtattaataataaatacgGGTTATTAATTGGTTCCAATTATCGAAAAGtgatatataataattggAATCATGATTTTATTGAGTTTGGTGGCATTGATAGAGATGGTAATGTACATTCTTACACTGAGGACAATTTGGAAACAATAATCAACTATCACGAAAATGTATCAGAAGGTGATGTAATGACAAATATTGTTAAAAGTAATCCTATTGATCCTGACCAACTGTTCATCAGCTATACTCCAAGAATTTGTTCAAATAGTGCtgatgatattaataatgttgTTCCATGTAAATCTGGTCTaggatattttaatatttaa
- the VBA5 gene encoding basic amino acid transporter (similar to Saccharomyces cerevisiae YKR105C | VBA5 | Vacuolar Basic Amino acid transporter (paralog of YCL069W | VBA3)) codes for MSKINNNNSTTKEIEIIHTNSILSNNDTSLLHTQNTIEGQNTKPSHSKEANAEHDEYYYGVKLFTVVASLCLILFLAALDIIIVSTCIEQVSRQFNDYSKSGWMVTGYSLPSSVFSLLWGRISAKVGTKISLSVSIFIFELGSLIAAVATSMNMLIGGRIIAGVGGSGIQTLCFIVISQIVPEFKRGFIISIMSITFAIASIAGPFIGGAFTTHVTWRWCFYVNLPIGGLAFVLFYFSFKFNSFDLQTCKNLPATVGNFFKSMGTRHFYYRVYYETMVTFDIPSFILSTAGFTLFLLGLTFAGGDSFTWNSGAVITLLTLGGILVILSFIYDYFIFEKFTMYLFNDQAPRFPLITKSTINNFSIVCTNLTNFLVSGFFISANLYIIQYFQLIFNNTAWKAGVHMIPMLVANCLTVPTLGIVNKKTGILKPFIVLASMLGIIGSGILCLFSVNSNSSDKIGFLILPGIAFGGVVQTTLIAVQAQIDKTKPFAKMELVSLTSIYSLFKLLGMAFGGIFSNMIFDVSLLNKVSANPSLSVYGMNIDEIISYRGIHFDGHNSLLAVLLNESIRNVYYMCIGLCGLGFLFSLFISNKKTAHERSKKESKGNTEKREEEKEEGEEEEEESQQEKNVQLV; via the coding sequence ATgtcaaaaattaataataataacagtaccACTAAGGAAATAGAAATTATACACACAAATTCAATATTATCCAATAACGATACTTCTTTGCTTCACACTCAAAATACTATCGAGGGACAAAATACGAAGCCATCACATTCTAAAGAGGCAAATGCTGAACACgatgaatattattatggtgttaaattatttacgGTTGTTGCTTCATTATGtctaattttatttttagccgctttagatattattattgttagcaCTTGTATTGAGCAAGTTTCGAGGCAGTTTAATGACTATTCAAAATCTGGTTGGATGGTTACTGGCTACTCTTTACCAAGTAGTGTTTTCAGTTTATTGTGGGGCCGTATTTCTGCAAAGGTTGGTACTAAAATAAGTCTAAGTGTTTCCATCTTTATCTTTGAATTGGGTTCTTTGATCGCAGCAGTTGCTACTTCAATGAATATGTTAATTGGTGGAAGAATTATCGCTGGTGTTGGTGGTAGTGGTATCCAAACTTTATgctttattgttatttctcAAATCGTCCCAGAGTTTAAAAGAgggtttattatttccattATGAGCATTACCTTCGCAATAGCATCTATTGCTGGTCCATTTATTGGTGGTGCATTTACTACACATGTTACCTGGCGTTGGTGTTTTTATGTTAATTTACCAATAGGCGGTTTAGcatttgttcttttttatttttcttttaaattcaattcTTTTGATTTACAAACTTGTAAAAATTTACCTGCAACAGTTGGGaactttttcaaaagcATGGGAACCAGGCACTTTTATTATAGAGTCTATTATGAAACTATGGTTACATTTGATATCccaagttttattttatcaactGCTGGATTTACTCTATTCTTGTTGGGGTTAACTTTTGCTGGCGGTGATTCATTTACATGGAATTCTGGCGCTGTGATTACTTTATTAACCTTAGGTGGGATTTTAGTTATTTTGTCATTTATTTATgactattttatttttgaaaaatttaccaTGTATTTGTTTAATGACCAAGCGCCAAGGTTCCCATTGATTACCAAATCCACAATCAATAACTTTTCTATTGTTTGTACtaatttaacaaattttttagtttCAGGGTTTTTTATAAGCGCTAATCTTTACattattcaatattttcaacTTATATTCAACAACACCGCTTGGAAAGCTGGTGTTCATATGATTCCAATGCTAGTTGCTAACTGTCTAACTGTTCCAACTTTAGGTATtgtcaataaaaaaacaggGATTTTAAAACCCTTTATTGTTTTAGCTTCTATGCTCGGTATTATTGGGAGCGGTATATTGTGTTTATTTTCTGTTAATTCTAATAGTAGTGACAAAATCggatttttaattttgccGGGAATAGCGTTTGGTGGTGTTGTTCAAACCACATTAATAGCTGTTCAAGCACAAATTGATAAAACTAAACCATTTGCAAAAATGGAGTTGGTTTCGTTAACCTCTATTTATTCGTTATTTAAGTTATTAGGCATGGCCTTTGGtggtattttttctaatatgATTTTTGATGTAAGTCTACTTAATAAAGTCAGTGCGAATCCCAGTTTAAGTGTTTATGGTATGAATATTGATGAGATCATTTCATACAGAGGTATTCACTTCGATGGTCATAATTCATTGTTGGCTGTTCTATTAAACGAATCCATCAGAAATGTCTATTATATGTGTATTGGTTTGTGTGGATTAggatttcttttttccttattcATCTCTAATAAGAAAACTGCACATGAACGTTCTAAAAAGGAATCTAAAGGAAATACGGAAAAGCGAGAGGAggagaaagaagaaggagaagaagaagaagaagaatcgcaacaggaaaaaaatgtaCAATTGGTTTAA
- the TIM22 gene encoding translocation channel protein TIM22 (similar to Saccharomyces cerevisiae YDL217C | TIM22 | Translocase of the Inner Mitochondrial membrane) codes for MGYNGFGIDLMQPAPPKKPLSEMTPEEQGEYGANMIVNFMSSCPGKSIISGVTGFALGGVFGLFMASMNYDTPIHVPGMQNPVMKNINDLPFKQQMKYAFVDMGKRSWSSAKNFGYIGLIYAGVECCVESVRAKNDLNNGLAAGCITGGALAYKSGPQAAALGCAGFAAFSVAIDMYMRNENRTPPKNDFDE; via the coding sequence ATGGGGTATAATGGTTTCGGTATAGATTTGATGCAGCCAGCACCACCTAAAAAGCCATTATCGGAGATGACGCCAGAAGAACAAGGTGAATATGGGGCAAATATGATTGTGAATTTTATGAGTTCTTGTCCAGGTAAATCGATAATTAGTGGGGTTACCGGTTTCGCTTTGGGTGGAGTTTTCGGTTTATTTATGGCCAGTATGAACTATGATACGCCAATTCATGTTCCCGGTATGCAAAATCCAGtgatgaaaaatattaacgACTTACCATTTAAGCAACAAATGAAATATGCCTTTGTAGATATGGGTAAGAGATCTTGGAGTAGTGCTAAAAATTTTGGGTATATCGGTTTAATTTATGCCGGTGTAGAGTGTTGTGTAGAAAGTGTTCGTGCCAAGaatgatttaaataacGGTTTAGCAGCTGGTTGTATAACTGGTGGTGCATTAGCATATAAAAGTGGTCCGCAAGCTGCTGCTCTAGGTTGTGCAGGTTTTGCTGCCTTTTCTGTTGCAATCGATATGTATATGAGAAATGAAAATCGTACACCAccaaaaaatgattttgacGAGTAG
- the SRP1 gene encoding karyopherin alpha (similar to Saccharomyces cerevisiae YNL189W | SRP1 | Suppressor of Rna Polymerase I) — MDPTDSTSLASSSTKFVPDYRRTNFKNKGRFSADELRRRRDTQQVELRKAKRDEVLAKRRNFVSNGGSTSDNELDDENNLNNLNGNDESDSQFLKQLQQELPSMIQQIQSSNLQEQLAATVKFRQILSREHHPPIDIVIQSGVVPTLITFMQENQPEMLQLEAAWALTNIASGTSDQTKVVVEAGAVPLFINLLNSSSIEVKEQAIWALGNVAGDSTNYRDYVLNCGAMQPILSLFDMNRTSLIRTAAWTLSNLCRGKKPQPDWSIVSQSLPTLAKLIYSLDTETLVDACWAISYLSDGTTESIQAVIDARIPKRLVELLDHQSTLVQTPALRAVGNIVTGNDLQTQVVINCGVLPALRNLLASTKESIRKEACWTISNITAGNTEQIQAVIESNLVPPLVKLLENSEYKTKKEACWAISNASSGGLQKPDIIHYLVAQGCIKPLCDLLEIADNKIKEVTLDALENILKVGEAEKEARGAPINQYAEFIERAGGMEKIFVCQEDSNEKIYEKAFQIIEKYFGEEEDTVDATMAAPSSNQNAFGFGSGVGDQQFNFN, encoded by the coding sequence atggaccCAACAGACTCAACATCACTGGCATCTAGTAGTACTAAATTCGTTCCCGATTATAGACGtactaattttaaaaacaaaggCAGATTTAGCGCTGATGAATTGCGTCGTCGTAGAGATACTCAGCAAGTTGAGTTAAGAAAGGCTAAAAGAGATGAAGTTTTAgcaaaaagaagaaattttGTTTCCAACGGTGGAAGCACTTCCGATAATGAATTGGATGATGAAAACAATCTTAACAATCTAAACGGTAATGATGAAAGCGATtctcaatttttaaaacaattacAACAGGAATTACCATCTATGATCCAACAAATTCAATCTTCCAATTTACAAGAACAACTAGCAGCCACTGTTAAGTTTAGGCAAATTCTATCTCGTGAGCATCATCCTCCAATTGATATTGTCATCCAATCTGGTGTAGTTCCTACATTGATTACGTTTATGCAAGAAAATCAACCAGAAATGTTACAGTTAGAAGCTGCTTGGGCCTTGACTAATATTGCCTCTGGTACTAGCGACCAAACTAAAGTTGTTGTTGAGGCCGGTGCGGTTCCccttttcattaatttattaaattcttCGAGCATTGAAGTGAAAGAACAGGCTATTTGGGCTTTAGGTAATGTTGCTGGTGATAGTACTAATTATAGAGATTATGTTTTGAATTGTGGTGCAATGCAACCTATCTTATCATTATTTGATATGAATAGAACTTCTTTAATTAGAACCGCCGCATGGACTTTATCTAATCTATGTAGAGGTAAAAAACCACAGCCTGACTGGAGTATTGTTTCCCAATCATTACCAACTTTGGCTAAATTAATCTATTCTTTAGACACTGAAACTTTGGTGGATGCTTGTTGGGCTATTTCTTACTTAAGTGATGGTACTACTGAATCCATACAAGCTGTGATTGATGCTAGAATTCCTAAAAGATTGGTTGAGTTGCTAGATCACCAATCTACATTGGTACAAACACCCGCTCTAAGAGCCGTTGGTAATATTGTCACTGGTAATGATTTGCAAACACAAGTTGTAATTAATTGCGGTGTTTTACCAGCTTTGAGAAATTTATTAGCCTCCACTAAAGAAAGTATTAGAAAAGAAGCTTGTTGGACCATATCTAATATTACTGCTGGTAATACCGAACAAATTCAAGCTGTTATTGAGTCCAATTTAGTCCCACCTCTagtaaaattattagaaaacTCTGAatataaaaccaaaaagGAAGCTTGTTGGGCTATTTCTAATGCTTCTTCTGGTGGGCTACAAAAGCCAGATATAATTCATTACTTGGTTGCCCAGGGGTGTATTAAGCCATTATGTGACTTGTTGGAGATTGccgataataaaattaaagaggTTACTTTAGATGcattggaaaatattttgaaagttGGCGAGGCTGAAAAAGAAGCTCGTGGTGCTCCAATTAATCAATATGCTGAATTTATCGAACGTGCAGGTGGCatggaaaaaatttttgtttgtcaAGAAGAtagtaatgaaaaaatttatgaAAAGGCTTTCCAAATTATTGAGAAATACTTTGGTGAGGAGGAAGATACTGTTGATGCCACCATGGCGGCTCCTTCTAGTAACCAAAATGCATTCGGTTTTGGTTCGGGGGTTGGTGACCaacaatttaattttaattga
- the AUR1 gene encoding inositol phosphorylceramide synthase (similar to Saccharomyces cerevisiae YKL004W | AUR1 | AUreobasidin A Resistance), with protein sequence MNIIKKKMNAVKQYFLKDRVNNCKVGGLETSLNPMQNLKALQNHTFTTKEIIHYSFLSSVWIFVFFLNPAPLLGKLLFYIMLCTLFIIPLTSQFFFSALPILTWLGLYFTSATFNNSYRRPISVKALPAVETILYGDNLSDILANSTNHFFDILAWIPYGLFHFGAPFVVAIILFLFGPPRLLRGYAFAFGYMNLIGVIIQSLFPSASPWYKNLYGIQPANYGMKGSPGGLRRIDEILGIDLYSTAFANSAVIFGALPSLHSGCATMEALFFSYVFPKLRPVFIFYVCWLWWSTMYLTHHYFVDLVAGATLSFTIFQYTKYHHLPKIINDPSLVNSASNIAKKIFHSRWAYSDLKYNNMYELDPLSRGSTILNGGISNDLEIQDLSGLTPNEIIEMNNFNNTTGGKNVASNTNSPFRVQTPMTQTSSSTVPSLFDAASIGSRSRSSETSYEDDVEREAMSNSTTLMPSVPVISMSGHSGTTAGNASTLSNSNSNSKTSISNLIGNFTGVAGNNNGKLFLKKD encoded by the coding sequence ATgaacattattaaaaaaaaaatgaatgcCGTCAAACAGTACTTCCTAAAGGATAGGGTCAATAATTGTAAGGTCGGTGGTTTGGAAACCTCATTAAATCCAAtgcaaaatttaaaagcCCTTCAAAATCACACTTTTACCACAAAGGAAATAATacattattcttttttatcaagTGTTTGgatatttgtattttttttaaatccgGCCCCATTATTAGGCAAATTGCTGTTTTATATCATGTTATGCACTCTGTTTATTATACCATTAACTTCgcaatttttctttagtgCATTGCCCATTTTAACTTGGCTAggtttatattttactAGCGctacttttaataatagttaTAGACGTCCGATTTCCGTTAAAGCGTTACCTGCTGTGGAAACTATACTTTATGGTGACAATTTAAGTGATATTTTGGCTAATTCCACTAACCATTTCTTCGATATATTGGCTTGGATTCCTTATGGGTTGTTCCATTTTGGTGCTCCATTTGTAGTAgctattattttgtttttgtttggcCCACCTAGGCTTTTAAGAGGTTACGCTTTTGCATTTGGTTATATGAATTTGATCGGTGTTATTATACAAAGTTTATTCCCCAGTGCTTCGCCTTGGTACAAAAATTTGTATGGGATACAACCTGCTAATTATGGGATGAAGGGTAGTCCAGGCGGGTTGCGTAGAATAGACGAAATTTTAGGTATTGATTTGTATTCCACTGCATTTGCTAATAGTGCTGTTATATTTGGTGCTCTTCCAAGTTTACATTCTGGTTGTGCTACTATGGAAgctctttttttcagttaTGTTTTCCCAAAGTTGAGGCcagttttcattttctacGTTTGTTGGTTGTGGTGGAGTACTATGTATTTAACAcatcattattttgtaGATTTAGTTGCTGGTGCCACATTATCGTTTACTATTTTCCAATACACCAAATATCATCATTTGCCAAAAATCATTAATGACCCCTCATTAGTTAACAGCGCTAGTAATATAGCGAAGAAGATATTCCATTCTAGATGGGCCTACTCGGACttaaaatacaataatatGTACGAGCTGGATCCATTATCCAGGGGCAGTACAATACTCAACGGTGGTATAAGTAACGATTTAGAGATTCAAGATTTGAGCGGATTAACCCCAAATGAAATTATAGAAATGAACAACTTTAACAATACCACAGGCGGTAAAAATGTTGCCAGTAACACCAACTCTCCCTTTAGAGTGCAAACCCCTATGACCCAGACATCTTCTTCTACAGTCCCATCTTTGTTTGATGCAGCTAGTATAGGTTCAAGATCAAGGTCTAGTGAGACTTCATATGAAGATGACGTGGAAAGAGAAGCAATGTCTAATTCTACTACATTGATGCCCAGTGTTCCAGTTATTAGTATGAGTGGACATAGTGGTACCACCGCCGGTAACGCTAGTACCCTGTCGAATTCAAACAGTAATAGTAAGACTAGTATTAGCAATTTAATTGGAAATTTTACTGGAGTAGCTGGaaacaataatggtaagttatttttaaagaaggattaa
- a CDS encoding uncharacterized protein (similar to Saccharomyces cerevisiae YNL190W | hydrophilin essential in desiccation-rehydration process): MKYSTVAIASLAALSAVATAADETSSSATTTITLATTTSTHSTHKYGKFNNTHHQGTKSKTSTGTHKYGKFNNTHHLVSKSKTSTGTHKYGKFNNTHHLVSKSKTSTGTHKYGKFNNTHHLFSKSKTSTGTHKYGKFNNTHHLVSKSKTSTGTHKYGKFNNTHHQGEKTAEAKNVQANAAAPSNFGTQKALGITLGSAMVAGALMLL, from the coding sequence ATGAAATATTCGACAGTTGCTATTGCTTCTTTAGCAGCTTTAAGTGCAGTGGCCACTGCTGCTGATGAAACTTCAAGCAGTGCTACAACCACTATTACTCTAGCTACTACTACTTCTACTCACAGTACTCATAAATATGGTAAGTTTAATAACACTCATCATCAAGGTACTAAGAGTAAGACCAGTACTGGTACCCATAAATATGGTAAGTTTAACAATACCCATCATTTAGTTTCTAAGAGTAAGACCAGTACCGGTACTCACAAGTATGGTAAATTCAACAATACCCATCATTTGGTTTCTAAGAGTAAAACTAGTACTGGTACTCACAAGTATGGTAAATTCAACAATACCCATCATTTGTTTTCCAAGAGTAAGACCAGTACCGGTACTCACAAGTATGGTAAGTTCAACAATACCCATCATTTGGTTTCTAAGAGTAAGACCAGTACCGGTACTCACAAGTATGGTAAGTTCAACAATACCCATCACCAAGGTGAAAAGACTGCTGAAGCCAAGAACGTTCAAGCTAATGCCGCTGCTCCTTCTAACTTTGGTACACAAAAAGCTTTGGGTATTACGCTTGGTTCCGCCATGGTTGCTGGTGCTTTGATGTTGTTATGA
- a CDS encoding uncharacterized protein (similar to Saccharomyces cerevisiae YDL218W | putative protein of unknown function), which yields MTTYNNNNNNNNNNNAYDVDDANNEAEFGRNTYVQETPHGTYATNNNAEQQQNQEKKCFKEKCLNVFKEYIPLTLLRFFQFASSVITLGLTCYTIHAYGRHDSKTNFGIATSAISCFYLIALILILMFARKWVMPGVFFLCEIIVTILWLCAFVVLAKQHGRYSCSSTYNSSNNLYYNSYLGQYVNSTYSRPCKSSKASIAFAGLSFVLFCVSSFLFWYNIIRPIMNNFKGYKDVWKNSGEIGVSMHRLSGLTLVNREYYKTQPDFGANDKNNNDNEGDLENGNYNIQDNTTNVNRQQNTGRAYGNHSRQLSGASSSINDVILEKENQYSEGNYAANNPNSVEVDKNVAVPASHQPDIPNTATTTTTTTNVQQQDTRNINLPPNP from the coding sequence ATGACTAcctacaataataataataataataataataataataatgcgTACGACGTTGATGATGCCAATAACGAGGCCGAATTTGGACGTAATACGTATGTTCAAGAAACTCCACATGGTACATACGCTACCAACAACAATGctgaacaacaacaaaatcaagaaaaaaaatgttttaaagaaaagtgTTTAAATGTATTTAAGGAATATATACCATTAACACTTTTACGTTTTTTCCAGTTTGCCTCTAGCGTTATTACTTTAGGTTTGACATGTTACACCATTCATGCCTATGGAAGACATGATAGCAAGACTAATTTTGGTATTGCTACTAGCGCCATTTcctgtttttatttaattgctttaattttaattctaatGTTTGCTAGAAAATGGGTCATGCCGggtgttttctttttatgtGAAATAATTGTAACCATTTTATGGCTTTGTGCCTTTGTTGTTTTGGCTAAGCAGCATGGTAGGTACAGTTGTAGTTCTACCTAcaatagtagtaataatttgtATTATAATTCATACTTGGGCCAGTACGTTAATTCAACCTATTCCAGGCCATGCAAATCTTCTAAAGCGTCTATCGCCTTTGCAGGGTTatcatttgttttattttgtgtGAGCTCATTTTTGTTCTGGTATAATATCATCAGACCTATCATGAACAACTTTAAAGGTTACAAAGATGTCTGGAAGAATTCTGGTGAAATAGGTGTTTCTATGCACAGATTAAGCGGTTTGACCCTCGTTAACAgagaatattataaaacacAACCTGATTTCGGAGCCAATGATAAGAACAATAATGACAACGAAGGTGATTTAGAAAATGGTAATTACAACATCCAAGATAATACTACTAACGTTAATAGACAACAAAACACTGGTAGGGCCTATGGCAACCATTCTCGTCAACTGAGCGGCGCTTCATCTTCTATAAATGATGTTATTctggaaaaggaaaatcaATATTCTGAGGGCAATTACGCGGCTAATAACCCTAATTCAGTTGAGGTTGACAAAAATGTTGCAGTTCCCGCATCTCACCAACCAGATATTCCAAACACGGCTACTACCaccactactactactaatgtTCAGCAGCAAGATACCCGTAACATTAATTTACCACCCAACCCTTGA
- the DUG3 gene encoding glutamine amidotransferase subunit DUG3 (similar to Saccharomyces cerevisiae YNL191W | DUG3 | Deficient in Utilization of Glutathione): protein MCRFLIFKGTEPIRLSHLLTRPAHSIINQSFDSRLRLDRRRPINGDGFGVAYYPTDAELDQDGPCIFKAITPAWNNQNLDTLAEKTKSNLVFAHVRASTYGVLSETNCHPFTYHNLTFMHNGGIANFKLIKRKFLADLDDEYFNYIQGSTDSECAFALFLDTLHKMGHNPTKKDGNFGHKVLRKCLLKTISRIKDLTKEAYEVPGSNKEPSLLNFAVTDGSSVVISRYITSKTDEAASLHFSCGSSFVEYAPGEYRMERLDRNQDVIMVASEPLTFERGDWTAVPTNSMLTIKNQTILLHPIIDEYYQEDPLFTRSSDLAERKGLMGSIPVSVPTEKNVPPLEREGRSRPSTSAQSKNLAIHAI from the coding sequence ATGTGCagatttttaatttttaaagggACCGAACCTATTAGATTATCACATTTGTTGACGAGGCCAGCCCATTCCATTATTAACCAATCTTTTGATAGTAGATTAAGATTAGATCGAAGGAGACCTATTAATGGTGATGGTTTTGGTGTTGCCTACTATCCAACCGATGCTGAATTAGATCAGGATGGTCcatgtatttttaaagCCATTACACCTGCTTGGAACAATCAAAATTTAGATACTTTAGCagagaaaacaaaaagtaaTTTGGTTTTTGCCCATGTTAGAGCATCTACTTATGGTGTTTTATCTGAAACCAACTGTCATCCGTTTACTTATCACAACTTAACATTTATGCACAATGGCGGCATTGCTAATTTTAAGCTAATAAAACGTAAGTTTCTAGCAGATTTGGATgatgaatattttaattacaTACAAGGAAGTACTGATTCGGAATGTGCATTTGCATTATTCTTGGATACTTTACATAAAATGGGCCATAATCCCACCAAAAAAGATGGCAATTTTGGACATAAGGTGTTACGAAAATGCCTATTAAAGACTATTTCTAGAATTAAAGATTTAACTAAAGAAGCTTATGAAGTTCCTGGCAGTAATAAGGAGCCTTCATTACTGAATTTTGCTGTTACCGATGGTAGTTCTGTGGTAATTTCACGTTACATTACTTCTAAAACTGATGAGGCGGCATCTTTGCATTTCAGCTGTGGTTCCAGCTTTGTAGAATATGCACCTGGAGAGTATAGAATGGAACGATTAGATAGGAATCAGGATGTCATTATGGTTGCATCTGAACCTTTAACATTTGAAAGAGGAGATTGGACAGCAGTTCCAACGAACAGCATGTTAACTATTAAAAACCAAACTATTTTATTGCATCCTATTATTGATGAATACTATCAGGAAGATCCATTGTTTACAAGAAGTTCCGACTTGGCCGAAAGGAAGGGTTTAATGGGATCTATTCCAGTTTCTGTTCCAACGGAGAAAAATGTTCCACCTCTAGAAAGAGAGGGGCGTTCAAGGCCTTCAACCAGTGCACAAAGCAAAAATTTGGCTATACATgcaatataa